One genomic window of Devosia salina includes the following:
- a CDS encoding cytochrome ubiquinol oxidase subunit I, whose protein sequence is MDFGLTAEMLARIQFAFTVSFHFIFPAFSIGTASFLAVLNALWLWKRDEAYLQLFEYWKTIFAVTFGMGVVSGIVMSYQFGTNWSVFSDRAGAVIGPLMGYEVLTAFFLEAGFLGIALFGRKRVGDTLHMVAVAAVAVGTLISATWITSANSWMHTPAGFSIGADGTFIPEDWWAIIFNPSFPYRLTHTVLAAFLTTAFAVGAVGAWHLLKSSSNRQARIMFSMAMWMAALVTPIQIFVGDQHGLNTLEYQPAKIAAMEGHYESHPEGAPLVLFGLPNEAEQRMDLAIEIPKLGSLILKHDPNAPLEGLDAFPADGRPPVLVPFFAFRIMVGLGLLMLAIGLWSLFERWRKTIYTNAWLHRAAVTMGPSGFVAVLAGWYTTEVGRQPYTVYGLMRTAESLSPVDAPAVGASLMAFVIVYFLVFGAGVFYLFRLFRRPPVLNEDHELDRGPHRSAGINPGPAQEDTIREGAGHAD, encoded by the coding sequence ATGGATTTTGGACTGACCGCAGAAATGCTGGCCCGCATCCAGTTTGCCTTCACCGTATCGTTCCACTTCATCTTCCCCGCCTTTTCCATCGGCACGGCGAGTTTCCTGGCGGTGCTGAACGCGCTCTGGCTGTGGAAGCGTGACGAGGCCTATCTCCAGCTGTTCGAATACTGGAAGACCATTTTCGCGGTCACCTTCGGCATGGGCGTGGTCTCCGGCATCGTGATGAGCTACCAGTTCGGGACCAATTGGTCGGTATTCTCCGACAGGGCTGGCGCCGTCATCGGGCCGCTGATGGGCTACGAGGTGCTGACCGCATTCTTCCTCGAGGCGGGCTTTCTCGGGATCGCGCTGTTCGGGCGCAAGCGCGTCGGCGACACGCTGCATATGGTGGCCGTCGCTGCCGTGGCCGTGGGCACGTTGATATCGGCGACCTGGATCACCTCTGCAAACAGCTGGATGCATACCCCGGCCGGCTTTTCGATCGGCGCCGACGGCACATTCATTCCCGAGGACTGGTGGGCCATCATCTTCAATCCGTCTTTCCCCTATCGGCTGACACATACCGTGCTCGCCGCCTTCCTGACGACCGCCTTCGCCGTGGGCGCCGTGGGGGCCTGGCACCTGCTTAAGAGCAGTTCCAACCGGCAGGCCCGGATCATGTTCTCCATGGCCATGTGGATGGCTGCCCTTGTCACACCCATCCAGATTTTCGTGGGTGACCAGCACGGGTTGAACACGCTCGAATATCAGCCGGCCAAGATTGCCGCCATGGAGGGGCATTACGAAAGCCATCCCGAGGGGGCGCCACTGGTGCTGTTCGGACTGCCGAACGAGGCCGAACAACGGATGGACCTTGCCATCGAGATCCCCAAGCTGGGCTCGCTGATACTCAAGCACGACCCCAATGCACCGCTCGAAGGGCTCGATGCTTTTCCGGCCGATGGGCGGCCACCGGTGCTGGTTCCGTTCTTCGCCTTCCGCATCATGGTGGGGCTGGGCCTGCTGATGCTGGCGATCGGCCTGTGGTCGCTGTTCGAGCGCTGGCGCAAGACGATCTACACCAATGCCTGGCTGCACCGCGCCGCTGTCACGATGGGGCCATCCGGCTTCGTGGCCGTCCTGGCAGGCTGGTACACGACCGAGGTGGGCCGCCAGCCCTATACCGTCTATGGGCTGATGCGCACCGCCGAAAGCCTGTCACCGGTCGACGCCCCGGCGGTGGGCGCATCCCTGATGGCCTTCGTCATCGTCTACTTCCTGGTGTTCGGCGCGGGCGTCTTCTACCTTTTCCGCCTGTTCCGCCGGCCGCCGGTCCTGAACGAGGATCACGAGCTTGATCGCGGCCCGCACCGCTCCGCCGGCATCAATCCGGGTCCGGCGCAGGAAGACACGATCAGGGAGGGAGCAGGCCATGCCGATTGA
- the cydB gene encoding cytochrome d ubiquinol oxidase subunit II, which translates to MPIDLPTIWAAIIAFAVLAYVVLDGFDLGVGILFPFFPERRDRDVMTNSIAPVWDGNETWLVLGGGGLMAVFPVVYATVLPALYMPIIAMLLGLIFRGVAFEFRWRTARGSSWWDIGFCLGSLVAAFTQGIAVGALVQGIEIADRAYAGGWWDWLTPFSLVTGLAVTVGYALLGATWLNLKTSGDLQARARRLSMVAGAATLVLIGVVSLWSPFIDQVYFERWFGWPTAFFSVFVPLLLAVCAIGLWHGLTTDKHLQPFLAALGLFVLSFVGLGISFYPYIVPGALTIEDAAAPDSSLAFLLVGAAVLVPVILAYTGYAYWVFRGKVDPGEGYH; encoded by the coding sequence ATGCCGATTGATCTGCCAACCATCTGGGCCGCCATCATCGCCTTTGCGGTTCTCGCCTATGTGGTGCTGGACGGGTTCGACCTGGGTGTCGGCATTCTGTTCCCATTCTTTCCGGAGCGGCGCGACAGGGATGTGATGACCAATTCCATCGCGCCGGTCTGGGACGGAAACGAGACCTGGCTGGTGCTCGGCGGTGGCGGGCTGATGGCGGTGTTTCCCGTCGTGTACGCGACGGTTCTGCCGGCGCTCTACATGCCCATCATCGCCATGTTGCTCGGCCTGATCTTTCGGGGGGTCGCCTTCGAATTTCGCTGGCGCACGGCACGCGGATCGTCCTGGTGGGATATTGGGTTCTGCCTGGGATCGCTGGTTGCCGCCTTCACGCAGGGGATCGCGGTGGGCGCATTGGTGCAGGGCATCGAGATCGCCGACCGGGCCTATGCGGGCGGCTGGTGGGATTGGCTGACGCCCTTCTCACTGGTGACGGGGCTGGCGGTGACGGTGGGCTATGCCCTGCTCGGCGCCACCTGGCTCAACCTCAAGACCTCCGGCGACCTGCAGGCCCGCGCCAGACGCCTTTCCATGGTGGCCGGGGCCGCCACGCTGGTGCTGATCGGCGTCGTGTCGCTGTGGAGCCCTTTCATCGACCAGGTCTATTTCGAGCGCTGGTTCGGTTGGCCGACCGCGTTCTTCTCGGTGTTCGTCCCGCTCCTGCTCGCCGTCTGCGCTATCGGCCTCTGGCATGGCCTGACCACGGACAAGCATTTGCAGCCTTTTCTTGCGGCGCTGGGCCTCTTCGTCCTCAGCTTCGTGGGTCTCGGGATCAGCTTCTATCCCTATATCGTGCCGGGTGCGCTGACCATCGAGGACGCGGCTGCGCCCGACAGTTCCCTCGCCTTCCTGCTGGTTGGCGCGGCGGTCCTCGTGCCTGTCATCCTGGCCTATACCGGCTATGCCTATTGGGTGTTCCGCGGGAAGGTCGACCCCGGCGAGGGCTATCATTGA